In Drosophila yakuba strain Tai18E2 chromosome 2R, Prin_Dyak_Tai18E2_2.1, whole genome shotgun sequence, a single genomic region encodes these proteins:
- the LOC6529523 gene encoding cytosolic Fe-S cluster assembly factor NUBP1 homolog has protein sequence MQAPPPEHCPGVESEQAGKGSACAGCPNQGVCSDPNKKLEDPGKALVVESMKDVSNKLLILSGKGGVGKSTVTSLLTRYLARSNPDSNFGVLDIDICGPSQPRLMGALGESVHQSGYGWSPVGIEDNVCLMSIGFLLDSVDDAIIWRGPKKNGMIRQFLSEVDWGNLDLLLLDTPPGTSDEHLSVVSYLKDDTNPESLRAVMVTTPQEVSLLDVRKEINFCKKQNIPIVGVIENMSSFRCGHCGNSSEIFPAKTGGAAAMCAEMGIPLLGSLPLDQQISKACDSGEDLTEFKNVTTEALEGICSKIMASFS, from the coding sequence ATGCAGGCACCTCCTCCAGAACATTGTCCTGGCGTGGAGAGCGAGCAGGCGGGCAAGGGAAGCGCCTGTGCGGGCTGCCCCAACCAAGGAGTCTGCAGCGATCCCAACAAGAAACTTGAAGATCCCGGCAAGGCCTTGGTGGTCGAATCCATGAAAGATGTAAGCAACAAGCTGCTGATCCTGTCCGGAAAAGGGGGCGTTGGCAAGAGCACGGTGACCAGCTTGCTAACACGCTATCTGGCCAGGAGTAATCCGGACAGCAACTTCGGCGTCCTTGATATCGACATTTGCGGTCCATCGCAGCCGCGTTTGATGGGCGCCTTGGGGGAGAGTGTCCATCAGTCCGGGTACGGCTGGTCACCTGTGGGAATCGAAGACAATGTGTGCCTGATGTCCATCGGATTTCTGCTGGATTCCGTGGATGATGCCATTATTTGGCGAGGCCCCAAGAAGAATGGCATGATCAGGCAGTTCTTGAGCGAGGTGGACTGGGGAAATCTGGATCTCCTGCTGTTGGACACACCACCTGGAACTTCCGATGAGCACCTGTCCGTTGTTTCCTACCTGAAGGACGACACTAACCCGGAGTCCCTGCGCGCCGTGATGGTGACCACTCCACAGGAGGTGTCTTTGCTGGATGTGCGCAAGGAGATAAACTTTTGTAAAAAGCAAAATATCCCCATTGTGGGCGTGATCGAGAATATGAGCAGTTTCCGTTGCGGCCATTGTGGAAATAGCTCCGAAATCTTTCCTGCCAAAACAGGAGGAGCTGCCGCCATGTGCGCCGAAATGGGAATCCCGTTGTTGGGCTCCCTGCCTCTTGATCAACAGATATCCAAAGCATGTGATTCTGGCGAGGACTTAACGGAGTTTAAGAACGTCACCACTGAGGCACTGGAAGGGATTTGCTCAAAGATTATGGCTAGTTTTAGTTAG